From one Marispirochaeta sp. genomic stretch:
- a CDS encoding PfkB family carbohydrate kinase, protein MNILCIGHSSLDIILKVDSFPREDTKSLAAERSISGGGPAANAAALLALWGVSVSLAGPVGRDPFGPLIIEELKEYGVDTRGIVEYPEYPTPVSAVLVNGSTGSRSIVNHRSTEDLFELPVSLSGLDPEVLLFDGHCLAASRAAMARWPEALTVLDAGSLRGATWELVELVDYPVASAAFASAMLGEDLSGPEQVFRALELLQQRNGNCAVITLGEKGGVWALGDRRGGYDALAVKAVDTTAAGDIFHGAFAYGMLQHWALEHILRFAARAAGLAVTRNGGRASFPALDQVLAGPSQCPKPWG, encoded by the coding sequence TTGAATATTCTCTGTATTGGTCATTCGTCGCTGGATATTATCCTTAAAGTGGACAGCTTCCCCCGGGAGGACACAAAATCCCTGGCCGCTGAGCGCAGTATCTCCGGCGGAGGACCCGCGGCCAATGCCGCGGCGCTCCTGGCTCTCTGGGGTGTGTCTGTGTCCCTGGCCGGGCCGGTGGGGCGGGATCCCTTTGGTCCCCTCATTATTGAGGAGCTGAAAGAATACGGCGTCGACACCCGGGGCATTGTCGAATACCCGGAATATCCGACTCCGGTGTCCGCTGTTCTGGTAAACGGTTCCACCGGCAGCCGCAGTATTGTAAATCACCGCAGTACGGAAGATCTCTTTGAATTACCCGTATCCCTGTCCGGACTGGATCCGGAGGTCCTTCTTTTTGACGGTCACTGTCTGGCGGCATCCCGGGCGGCCATGGCCCGCTGGCCGGAGGCGCTTACTGTCCTGGATGCCGGATCCTTAAGGGGAGCAACCTGGGAACTCGTGGAGCTTGTAGATTATCCTGTGGCCTCCGCCGCCTTCGCATCGGCAATGCTGGGAGAGGATCTCTCCGGGCCGGAACAGGTATTCCGGGCACTTGAACTGCTGCAGCAGAGAAACGGAAACTGCGCCGTAATTACCCTGGGAGAGAAGGGGGGCGTCTGGGCCCTCGGCGACCGGCGGGGAGGATACGATGCTCTCGCCGTTAAAGCCGTCGATACCACCGCCGCGGGGGACATCTTTCACGGCGCTTTTGCCTACGGAATGTTGCAGCACTGGGCCCTGGAGCATATTCTGCGTTTTGCCGCCCGGGCTGCCGGTCTTGCTGTTACCCGGAACGGGGGGCGGGCCTCTTTTCCCGCGCTGGATCAGGTGCTTGCGGGACCTTCTCAGTGTCCCAAACCGTGGGGATAA
- a CDS encoding ATP-binding cassette domain-containing protein, with protein MDLAAEGEILVGESTTEFGSLKTEEGCLVSDPEINTLFLNTGGSAMSLLRVEHINKDYYLGKTVIHALKDVSFSVSEGEFISIVGPSGCGKTTLLNILGCIDKPTSGRVFFGDQNLADLSDGQEAEIRLARLGFIFQSFNLVAVLNCFENVEFPPYSCRCRQG; from the coding sequence ATGGATCTGGCGGCGGAGGGTGAAATCCTCGTCGGGGAGAGTACAACCGAGTTCGGCAGCCTGAAAACGGAGGAGGGCTGCCTGGTCTCTGACCCTGAAATCAACACTCTATTTCTAAATACGGGAGGATCTGCCATGTCGCTTTTACGGGTAGAACATATCAACAAGGACTATTATCTCGGAAAAACAGTAATTCACGCCCTGAAGGATGTCAGCTTTTCAGTCAGTGAAGGAGAGTTCATCTCGATTGTCGGCCCTTCAGGCTGCGGCAAGACGACACTGCTGAATATCCTCGGCTGTATCGACAAGCCGACTTCAGGCCGGGTTTTTTTCGGTGATCAGAATCTGGCGGATCTCTCCGACGGACAGGAGGCGGAAATACGGCTCGCCAGACTGGGATTCATCTTCCAGTCCTTCAACCTGGTAGCTGTTCTGAACTGCTTTGAGAATGTGGAGTTTCCCCCTTATTCTTGCCGGTGTCGACAAGGCTGA
- a CDS encoding ABC transporter ATP-binding protein, with protein MSDTVLNVENLTMNFGGLRAVDDVSLSIKKNEIVALIGPNGAGKTTFFNCVTGVYAPTEGKIQIAPPGKSQEVINGVKPHKITEKGLARTFQNIRLFQNMTVLENIMIGRHCRLKSGILGAIFRGPAAREEEEKLVHDSYAILKKIGIERYVNELAKNLPYGAQRLLEIARALATDPFMLLLDEPAAGMNPNETRHLVDLILRLRESENVTIFLIEHDMSLVMTLSERIYVVDYGQMIAQGTPDVIKKDTRVIKAYLGEEVHA; from the coding sequence ATGAGTGACACTGTACTGAATGTCGAAAACCTTACCATGAACTTCGGCGGGCTGCGGGCCGTAGATGATGTATCCCTCAGTATAAAAAAGAACGAAATTGTCGCCCTTATCGGGCCCAATGGTGCCGGAAAGACTACCTTCTTTAACTGCGTAACTGGTGTATATGCCCCGACAGAAGGGAAGATCCAGATTGCCCCTCCGGGTAAAAGTCAGGAAGTAATCAACGGCGTAAAGCCCCATAAGATCACAGAAAAAGGCCTTGCAAGGACCTTTCAGAATATACGCTTATTCCAGAATATGACGGTTCTTGAAAACATCATGATCGGACGCCACTGCAGATTGAAGTCCGGCATTCTCGGTGCCATCTTTCGCGGTCCCGCTGCACGGGAAGAAGAGGAAAAGCTGGTTCACGACAGTTACGCTATTCTCAAGAAGATTGGTATAGAGCGTTATGTCAATGAACTGGCAAAAAACCTGCCCTACGGTGCGCAGAGGCTGCTTGAAATTGCCAGGGCCCTGGCAACCGATCCTTTTATGCTGCTTCTGGACGAGCCAGCTGCAGGAATGAACCCGAATGAGACCAGGCATCTTGTCGATCTTATTCTCCGCCTCCGTGAGAGCGAGAATGTTACCATTTTTCTGATCGAACACGATATGAGCCTGGTTATGACCCTTTCGGAAAGGATCTATGTGGTTGACTATGGACAGATGATTGCCCAGGGCACTCCTGATGTAATCAAGAAGGACACGCGAGTAATCAAAGCTTACCTGGGAGAAGAGGTTCATGCTTAA
- a CDS encoding ABC transporter ATP-binding protein: MLKLESVSTYYGNIQALKEVSLSINQGEIVTLIGANGAGKSTTLMSICGITPPRQGRILFEDQDITHLSSEKTVALGINQVPEGRRIFPYLTVKENLDMGAFLRKNTTEIHRDLEYVFDLFPRLAERRHQQGGTLSGGEQQMLAISRALMSRPKLLLLDEPSLGLAPILVQQIFKIIRQINKDNNTTIFLVEQNANLALKTAHKGYVMETGKITLYDTAENLLNNEEVKKAYLGGV, translated from the coding sequence ATGCTTAAACTTGAATCGGTATCTACATATTACGGCAACATTCAGGCCCTCAAAGAGGTGAGCCTCTCCATCAATCAAGGCGAGATTGTTACCCTGATCGGGGCCAACGGTGCCGGAAAATCCACCACTCTTATGTCAATCTGCGGCATTACGCCCCCCCGACAGGGTCGCATTTTGTTTGAGGACCAAGACATCACCCATTTATCAAGCGAGAAAACCGTAGCCCTGGGGATCAACCAGGTACCGGAAGGCCGGCGGATTTTCCCCTACCTGACTGTCAAGGAAAACCTGGACATGGGTGCTTTCCTGCGAAAAAACACGACCGAAATACATCGGGACCTGGAGTATGTATTTGACCTCTTTCCCAGGCTGGCCGAGCGGCGTCATCAGCAGGGAGGTACCTTAAGCGGTGGAGAACAGCAGATGCTGGCCATATCGCGGGCCCTGATGAGCCGCCCGAAGCTGCTGCTCCTGGATGAGCCCTCCCTGGGACTGGCCCCCATCCTTGTACAGCAGATCTTCAAGATAATCCGCCAGATAAACAAGGACAACAACACAACCATCTTTCTGGTTGAGCAGAACGCCAACCTGGCCCTCAAGACCGCCCACAAGGGCTATGTAATGGAGACCGGTAAAATTACCCTGTACGATACTGCGGAAAACCTGCTCAACAATGAAGAGGTGAAAAAAGCCTATCTGGGCGGCGTCTGA
- a CDS encoding ATP-binding cassette domain-containing protein has protein sequence MWSFPLILAGVDKAERKRRVRHMVELVGLGEFVLHKPDELSGGQRQRVAIARALINRPSIVIADEPTANLDSETGDGILETMARLNKEEKVTFIFSTHNLEIMRHAKRVVHLKDGKISSVTSSAPSSVAKGVTQ, from the coding sequence ATGTGGAGTTTCCCCCTTATTCTTGCCGGTGTCGACAAGGCTGAACGCAAACGGCGAGTCAGGCATATGGTAGAGCTCGTCGGTCTCGGTGAATTTGTATTACACAAACCGGATGAGCTCTCCGGCGGACAACGGCAGCGGGTCGCCATTGCCCGGGCCCTGATCAACCGCCCTTCGATCGTCATTGCCGATGAGCCGACAGCCAACCTCGATTCGGAAACCGGAGATGGAATCCTCGAAACCATGGCCCGCCTCAACAAGGAGGAGAAGGTCACCTTCATATTCTCGACACATAACCTCGAGATCATGCGCCACGCCAAACGGGTGGTACACCTGAAAGACGGAAAGATCTCATCGGTCACCTCCTCTGCCCCCTCCTCTGTCGCGAAAGGGGTAACTCAATGA
- a CDS encoding branched-chain amino acid ABC transporter permease gives MNNAVQELKKSLITSLWFMFLTFPIMVIKVNTVEKVVNWRWSNMIFIGVLSFVMSYFWRGMLRKKERGDKLVDLSGIMPAKLRGLDLRESLSDKKIARPVLIILLVAALIFPFAAGMYQTSIMTTALMYIILGLGLNIVIGLGGMLHLGYAAFYSVGAYTYAILHRDFGIGFWVALPLGAILAMFFGMLLGFPVLRLKGDYLAIVTLGFAEIVRIVQENWNDFSSGPSGIANIPRPSLFGIKLSVPNATIYTYMITLFLVLFTIFVVRRLENSRLGRAWEAMREDAIASESMGVNITTTKLTAFALGSFWAGMVGVIFAAKTTFVNPASFTLMESVLVLCIIVLGGMGSTTGVIVGALIIVLLPEYLRAFSEYRMLLYGGVLVMMMVFRPNGIIQKVRKRYILNLEEGADGGSNE, from the coding sequence ATGAACAACGCTGTACAGGAACTGAAAAAGTCCTTGATAACCTCCCTTTGGTTCATGTTTTTGACCTTTCCCATTATGGTCATCAAGGTTAATACGGTAGAGAAGGTCGTAAACTGGCGCTGGTCAAATATGATTTTCATCGGTGTCTTGAGTTTTGTCATGTCCTATTTCTGGCGCGGAATGCTGAGAAAAAAGGAGCGGGGAGACAAGCTGGTCGACCTGTCCGGAATAATGCCCGCGAAATTGAGGGGACTGGATCTTCGGGAATCGCTTTCTGACAAAAAGATCGCAAGGCCGGTTCTGATCATACTTCTGGTAGCGGCGCTTATATTTCCCTTCGCCGCGGGTATGTATCAGACCAGTATAATGACTACGGCCCTTATGTACATCATCCTGGGTCTGGGTCTGAATATCGTTATCGGACTGGGAGGAATGCTCCATCTCGGCTATGCTGCTTTCTACTCAGTGGGCGCCTACACCTATGCCATCCTTCACCGGGATTTCGGCATAGGTTTCTGGGTCGCCCTACCCCTGGGCGCCATACTTGCCATGTTCTTCGGAATGCTTCTGGGATTCCCTGTTTTACGGCTCAAGGGTGATTATCTTGCCATCGTTACCCTCGGGTTCGCCGAAATCGTACGTATTGTGCAGGAAAACTGGAACGATTTTTCTTCAGGTCCCTCGGGAATCGCCAATATTCCCCGCCCCAGCTTATTCGGAATAAAGCTCTCCGTACCGAATGCTACAATATATACCTACATGATTACTCTTTTTCTTGTGCTATTTACCATCTTTGTTGTCCGGCGTCTGGAAAATTCCAGACTCGGCCGTGCCTGGGAAGCCATGAGAGAAGACGCTATTGCATCGGAGTCAATGGGGGTAAATATAACAACCACCAAACTGACGGCTTTCGCCCTGGGATCCTTCTGGGCCGGAATGGTCGGCGTTATCTTCGCGGCCAAAACGACCTTTGTTAATCCCGCAAGCTTTACCTTGATGGAGTCAGTCCTGGTTCTGTGTATCATTGTCCTGGGAGGAATGGGTTCCACTACGGGAGTTATTGTGGGCGCGCTTATCATCGTGCTGCTCCCCGAATATCTGCGGGCCTTTTCGGAATACCGGATGCTGTTATACGGCGGCGTTCTTGTTATGATGATGGTTTTCCGGCCCAACGGGATTATTCAGAAAGTTCGTAAACGTTATATCCTTAATCTTGAAGAGGGAGCCGACGGAGGCAGCAATGAGTGA
- a CDS encoding FtsX-like permease family protein, giving the protein MIFLKVAWQNMMKHRRRTALIIFSTGLSVAVILFVAGMVEGFKVNFFRNMLQQSGHLQLLPQGQEEALNPYDLELLLDNPDELVEAVQQRDGIKTAEKILTFGAMLLAEEKNLTIAGAGTHPDSLFFEKAREGIYAGDFLAEENGLAISRNIAGLLHVELGDPVVVLVEDSSGSPWYMEYPVTGLFETDSRDFDEMYFFINHSQAEELLYIPGQTREIRVLLDDKEKAPYLADNLTGRPPFQDACEIKEWHEIHGSYLVLLRMFDVFIVFINIFTIIVAATVITNSILMNIFERAREHGTLRAIGMKRSQIFGLIMTEGFLQGLAGSLLGLMIGIPLVLYFQAYGMNWGAITESFGVGRTFNFAFSPQYAFSSLAAGVLIACGGSLYAGLISVRMSIMDSLRAV; this is encoded by the coding sequence ATGATTTTCTTGAAGGTTGCCTGGCAGAACATGATGAAGCACCGCCGGCGCACCGCCCTGATCATCTTTTCGACAGGCCTTTCGGTGGCGGTTATCCTCTTCGTTGCCGGCATGGTGGAAGGCTTCAAGGTCAACTTCTTCAGAAACATGCTGCAACAGAGCGGTCATCTGCAGCTGCTGCCGCAGGGACAGGAAGAGGCGCTGAACCCCTACGACCTCGAACTCCTGCTCGATAATCCTGATGAGCTGGTCGAGGCGGTGCAGCAGAGAGACGGGATCAAGACAGCCGAAAAGATCCTGACCTTCGGCGCTATGCTGCTGGCGGAGGAAAAGAACCTGACCATCGCCGGTGCGGGCACTCATCCCGACTCACTCTTCTTCGAAAAAGCCCGGGAGGGCATCTACGCCGGTGATTTCCTTGCCGAAGAGAATGGGCTCGCCATCAGCCGGAATATCGCCGGGCTGCTTCATGTTGAGCTGGGAGATCCGGTTGTAGTTCTTGTGGAGGACTCGAGCGGATCTCCCTGGTACATGGAGTATCCGGTCACCGGGCTCTTCGAGACCGACAGCCGGGATTTCGACGAGATGTACTTCTTCATCAATCACAGCCAGGCGGAGGAGCTCCTCTATATTCCGGGACAAACCCGTGAGATCCGGGTGCTTCTCGATGATAAAGAAAAGGCGCCTTACCTGGCCGATAATCTCACCGGCCGGCCGCCCTTTCAGGACGCCTGCGAAATCAAGGAGTGGCATGAGATCCACGGCAGCTACCTGGTGCTTCTGCGTATGTTCGATGTCTTCATTGTCTTCATAAATATCTTCACCATCATTGTTGCCGCTACCGTAATAACCAATTCCATCCTGATGAACATCTTCGAACGGGCCCGGGAACACGGAACCCTGCGCGCCATCGGGATGAAGAGAAGCCAGATATTCGGACTGATCATGACCGAAGGATTCCTGCAGGGACTGGCGGGAAGCCTGCTCGGACTAATGATCGGCATTCCGCTGGTCCTCTACTTCCAGGCCTACGGCATGAACTGGGGTGCGATTACCGAGAGTTTCGGAGTTGGCAGAACCTTTAATTTCGCATTCTCCCCGCAGTACGCCTTCTCGAGTCTGGCGGCAGGTGTACTGATCGCCTGCGGAGGATCCCTCTACGCAGGCCTGATAAGTGTACGTATGAGTATTATGGACAGCCTCAGAGCGGTTTGA
- a CDS encoding FtsX-like permease family protein, giving the protein MEMIIIAWRNVFRNKRRSILNIIALTLASGLMVLGLGWVQGYHTYIYKAMQNFESGEVQLIPDGYLTESRRMPLDLNLEGYRDLKERLKSIEGVREATGRIDFSLRLSNRAESVYLVGRGIDPGSEANTTVLSDYISAGSYLSADEEGILIGKELADRMGVAPGDTVYVVVQDKYGVENFSDIKIAGIFHYGFPPIDKNVVFLDLASAMRMLDMDNQVTRVVMRMDEGISPAEGTKLLQKEDLPGEIHSWKTFAQATVSAVRADTNSFYIILVVLYLLIVLGLLNSMSMSVHERTREIGTLKAIGMKKNQVVALLMTESAWMALISAAAAVLISLPMIWYLGSVGLDISSQMPNTIPVPFGEQFYADFRLRHFLIAFGIATLSGLLGTLRPARRAARLLIAEAMRGGGLG; this is encoded by the coding sequence ATGGAGATGATAATTATTGCCTGGCGCAACGTCTTCCGCAATAAACGGCGCAGTATCCTGAATATTATCGCCCTGACCCTGGCAAGCGGTTTGATGGTCCTGGGCCTTGGCTGGGTGCAGGGCTATCACACCTATATCTACAAGGCGATGCAGAACTTCGAGTCCGGGGAGGTACAGCTCATTCCCGATGGGTATCTGACCGAGAGCCGCCGTATGCCGCTGGATCTGAACCTGGAAGGCTATCGTGATCTCAAGGAGCGCCTGAAATCGATCGAGGGAGTACGGGAAGCGACAGGCCGTATCGACTTCTCCCTGCGCCTCTCGAACCGGGCTGAATCGGTATACCTTGTCGGCCGGGGCATCGATCCGGGGAGCGAGGCGAATACGACGGTGCTCTCCGACTATATTTCGGCGGGAAGCTACCTCTCTGCTGACGAAGAGGGGATCCTAATAGGAAAGGAGCTGGCCGACCGCATGGGAGTGGCCCCCGGCGACACCGTTTATGTGGTCGTCCAGGACAAGTACGGGGTGGAAAACTTCAGCGATATCAAGATCGCCGGAATCTTCCACTACGGATTTCCGCCCATCGACAAGAACGTCGTATTCCTTGACCTGGCAAGCGCGATGCGGATGCTCGACATGGACAATCAGGTAACCAGGGTCGTTATGCGCATGGACGAAGGTATAAGCCCCGCCGAAGGGACAAAACTACTGCAGAAAGAGGATCTGCCGGGTGAGATCCACAGCTGGAAAACCTTCGCACAGGCGACGGTGTCGGCAGTCAGGGCGGATACCAACAGTTTCTATATCATACTGGTCGTCCTCTATCTCCTGATCGTGCTGGGTCTGCTCAACTCGATGTCCATGAGCGTTCACGAACGTACGCGGGAGATAGGAACCCTTAAGGCTATCGGCATGAAGAAAAATCAAGTCGTGGCTCTGCTGATGACCGAGAGTGCCTGGATGGCGCTGATTTCCGCGGCAGCGGCGGTGCTTATCTCGCTGCCGATGATCTGGTACCTCGGCAGCGTCGGCCTGGATATCTCGTCCCAAATGCCGAACACTATCCCCGTCCCTTTCGGAGAACAGTTCTACGCCGATTTCAGATTACGCCATTTCCTGATTGCCTTCGGCATCGCGACGCTAAGCGGCCTGTTGGGTACTCTTCGTCCGGCGCGCAGGGCGGCGCGGCTGCTGATAGCGGAGGCCATGCGCGGAGGCGGGCTGGGCTAA
- a CDS encoding branched-chain amino acid ABC transporter permease LivH (LivHMGF is the membrane component of the LIV-I/LS branched-chain amino acid transporter), with protein sequence MNLDYLIQLTLSGMTRGSIYALIALGYTMVYGIIQLINFAHGEIYMIGAFTALIIATVLNMTGMPGVAVFIIAMIIAVVYSAAYGVTMEAMAYKPVRRAQRLSALISAIGMSFFLQNYVLLAQTSDFLSFPRLIPQFAFLEGARNFLTSTQIIIFGVTAVVMVALTILIKFTRIGKAMRATAQDKTMALLVGININQVIAVTFLIGSAMAAVGGVLISSHVGQINFYIGFLAGIKAFVAAVLGGIGSIPGAVLGSFVLGLTESFGAGYISSDYEDVFAFIILVLILIFRPAGLLGRAQKDKI encoded by the coding sequence ATGAATCTAGATTATTTAATCCAGCTTACGCTGTCGGGAATGACACGGGGCAGCATTTATGCGCTGATAGCCCTCGGGTATACGATGGTTTACGGCATTATTCAGCTTATCAACTTTGCCCACGGTGAAATTTACATGATTGGTGCCTTTACGGCCCTTATAATTGCTACGGTTCTTAATATGACAGGAATGCCCGGAGTAGCGGTTTTTATCATTGCCATGATTATTGCTGTTGTGTACTCCGCTGCGTACGGAGTGACAATGGAAGCCATGGCATACAAACCGGTACGCCGTGCCCAGCGCTTATCAGCCCTTATAAGTGCAATCGGAATGTCGTTCTTCCTGCAGAACTACGTGCTGCTGGCGCAGACCTCGGACTTTCTCTCCTTTCCCCGGCTGATTCCACAGTTCGCCTTTCTGGAAGGGGCCAGAAACTTTTTAACATCCACCCAGATCATCATTTTCGGTGTAACCGCCGTCGTCATGGTGGCCCTTACCATCCTGATCAAGTTTACCAGGATCGGTAAAGCCATGCGTGCCACAGCCCAGGACAAGACCATGGCCCTGCTGGTAGGTATAAATATAAACCAGGTTATCGCCGTAACCTTCCTTATCGGCTCTGCCATGGCCGCTGTCGGCGGTGTGCTGATCAGCTCCCATGTGGGACAAATCAACTTCTATATCGGTTTCCTCGCGGGTATCAAAGCCTTTGTTGCAGCGGTTCTCGGCGGGATCGGGTCAATTCCCGGGGCAGTTCTTGGAAGTTTTGTGCTGGGGCTGACTGAAAGTTTCGGTGCAGGTTACATATCTTCGGATTACGAGGATGTTTTCGCCTTTATCATTCTGGTGCTTATTCTGATTTTCCGCCCTGCCGGGCTCCTCGGCCGGGCCCAGAAAGATAAGATATAA
- a CDS encoding branched-chain amino acid ABC transporter substrate-binding protein, protein MKKRILTFVAIAVLVLLALSGCAGKGSKTVKIGVAGAHSGDLASYGLPSVKAAELVVEEWNAKGGVLGKQVELVIEDDQCKPEVATNTAAKLVGEQVVGVIGHICSGATKSALGIYNDSKIPVISPSATNPPLTKSGDYPNFFRTIAPDDAQAALDVNFAVDTLGLTKIAVLHDKGDYGKGFADFAKEYLDQRSNVEVVVYEGIQVGAVDYSAIINKVAASGAEAIIYGGYHPEASKLVGQMRTRGMDTVFISDDGVKDDTFIKVAQEAAEGVYASGPVDTTSNPLAVKATEDHQKKYGEDPGAFFLNAYAATQALLNAIEKAGSTEYDAIVKALRSEYVETPLGNISFDKKGDAIGVGFSVYQVQNGVYVELK, encoded by the coding sequence ATGAAAAAGCGAATTCTCACCTTCGTGGCGATTGCAGTCCTCGTACTGCTGGCACTTAGCGGTTGCGCCGGCAAGGGTTCCAAAACGGTAAAAATCGGCGTTGCAGGGGCCCATTCAGGAGACCTGGCGTCCTACGGTCTGCCTTCGGTTAAAGCCGCTGAACTGGTAGTTGAAGAGTGGAACGCCAAGGGCGGCGTTCTGGGAAAACAGGTTGAACTGGTAATAGAAGACGATCAGTGCAAGCCCGAAGTTGCTACCAACACTGCCGCGAAACTGGTTGGCGAGCAGGTAGTCGGTGTTATCGGGCATATCTGCTCCGGAGCCACAAAGTCTGCCTTGGGAATCTACAACGATTCTAAAATACCGGTAATCTCTCCCTCCGCAACCAACCCTCCCCTTACCAAGAGCGGCGACTATCCCAACTTCTTCCGCACCATCGCGCCGGATGACGCTCAGGCAGCGCTGGATGTTAATTTCGCGGTTGATACCCTGGGTCTCACAAAGATCGCTGTTCTCCATGACAAGGGAGACTATGGAAAAGGGTTTGCCGACTTCGCCAAGGAATACCTCGATCAGCGCTCCAATGTGGAGGTAGTTGTTTACGAAGGTATTCAGGTTGGTGCAGTTGACTATTCGGCCATCATCAACAAGGTAGCCGCATCCGGTGCCGAAGCGATCATCTACGGCGGATACCACCCCGAGGCTTCCAAGCTCGTCGGTCAGATGAGGACCCGCGGCATGGATACTGTCTTCATTTCCGATGACGGCGTTAAAGACGATACCTTTATCAAGGTAGCTCAGGAAGCCGCGGAAGGTGTTTACGCCTCCGGTCCGGTTGACACAACCTCCAATCCCCTGGCTGTTAAAGCCACCGAAGACCACCAGAAAAAGTACGGCGAAGATCCCGGCGCGTTCTTCCTGAATGCCTATGCCGCCACCCAGGCACTGCTCAATGCCATCGAAAAGGCCGGTTCGACCGAGTACGACGCAATTGTCAAAGCCCTGCGCAGCGAATACGTTGAAACCCCTCTGGGAAACATCAGCTTCGACAAAAAGGGTGACGCTATTGGTGTAGGTTTCTCCGTGTATCAGGTTCAGAACGGCGTTTACGTCGAACTCAAATAA
- a CDS encoding sugar ABC transporter permease YjfF (membrane component of a putative sugar ABC transporter system) has product MLDMTLLNKQADKAKEPISNTSLLLTITISCFVAMYVIAMIVWGGGFLNPQQFLDIFNNNAYLIVISCGVTIVMITAGIDISVGGMVALITMSCVILMEDYSGSVAGSIILALSIGLAMGLIQGFLVAYLDIQPFIVTLGGMFFTKGMTTIVSKVPRTVTNEIFLSLKNFRIVIPGVGTYGKTGNFIPARIEPGVIIALVIVLAVWIVLKWSRFGRNLYAVGGNSESALMLGINVKRTKFFAYLLSGIFAGIGGYVYLMHTGAGNAANAHQAEIQAIASSIIGGTLLTGGVGSIIGTLFGVMSLKTISNIVIASGLREPYWQSITTGLMLCFFILLQSVILALRKKKGTGR; this is encoded by the coding sequence ATGCTTGATATGACATTATTAAATAAACAGGCAGACAAAGCCAAGGAACCTATTTCAAACACTTCTTTACTTTTGACTATTACAATTAGTTGCTTTGTGGCGATGTATGTAATTGCCATGATTGTCTGGGGCGGCGGGTTCCTGAATCCTCAACAGTTTCTAGACATTTTTAATAACAATGCATATTTAATCGTGATTTCCTGCGGAGTCACCATAGTTATGATAACCGCCGGTATAGATATTTCGGTGGGAGGCATGGTCGCTCTGATAACTATGTCATGTGTTATTTTAATGGAAGATTATAGCGGCAGCGTTGCAGGCTCGATCATTTTAGCTTTGAGCATAGGGCTGGCGATGGGGCTCATTCAGGGCTTTCTGGTAGCATATTTGGATATACAGCCCTTTATTGTCACCTTGGGTGGCATGTTCTTTACAAAGGGAATGACAACCATTGTAAGCAAAGTTCCGCGTACGGTGACTAATGAAATTTTTCTTTCCCTGAAGAATTTTCGTATTGTTATCCCGGGGGTCGGTACGTACGGGAAAACCGGTAATTTTATTCCAGCCAGAATTGAGCCGGGTGTAATAATTGCTTTAGTCATTGTATTAGCCGTATGGATAGTTCTTAAATGGAGTCGATTCGGGCGCAACCTCTACGCTGTGGGCGGTAACAGTGAGAGCGCTTTAATGCTTGGTATAAATGTGAAGCGCACGAAATTTTTTGCCTATCTACTGAGCGGTATATTTGCCGGAATCGGCGGTTATGTCTATCTAATGCATACCGGAGCGGGAAACGCGGCCAACGCGCATCAGGCGGAAATACAGGCGATTGCATCCTCCATAATCGGCGGGACACTATTAACCGGCGGTGTGGGTAGTATTATCGGTACGCTTTTCGGAGTGATGTCTTTAAAGACGATAAGCAACATTGTAATTGCATCAGGACTTAGAGAACCGTATTGGCAAAGTATTACTACCGGTCTCATGCTCTGTTTCTTTATCCTGCTTCAGAGCGTAATTCTCGCGCTTCGTAAAAAGAAAGGCACAGGCCGATAG